The genomic segment CACAAAACTTTAACAAAGGTAACCAAAGGTGTTACAAATTTGCAAAATTATTATGAATTTTAACTATCTCTTAAGTGGTATATCATTATTAAGTAAGTTATAAGCCATTATTTTTTGGACTAAGGCTTAACACCACGAACAATAGGGTTTTGTAGGCTGATTAATGTTTCTGTTGATTGAATTTCATCAATTGACTGGATGCGATTGATTAAAACATGCTGTAATCCATCGATAGACTGGCACATTACCTTTACAAAAACACTGTAATTACCAGTGGTATAATATGCCTCAACAACTTCCTCAAGGGCATTTAACTTTGATATGGCAGCAGGATAATCACCTGCACTTTTTAAATTGATACCAATAAAACAGCAAACGTCATAGCCTAAAGCTTTAGGATCTACTGTTATCCTTGCTCCAGTAATAATGCCTGCTTGTTTCATTTTTTCTACTCGGACATGAATCGTCCCTGCACTGACGGCAAATCGTTTCGCCAGTTCAGCAAAAGGGGTGCGGGCTTCTTCCATCAATGCTTCAAGAATTTGATTATCGAGCTGATCTCTTTGAAATGGGGTTTCCA from the Shewanella japonica genome contains:
- the asnC gene encoding transcriptional regulator AsnC, with protein sequence METPFQRDQLDNQILEALMEEARTPFAELAKRFAVSAGTIHVRVEKMKQAGIITGARITVDPKALGYDVCCFIGINLKSAGDYPAAISKLNALEEVVEAYYTTGNYSVFVKVMCQSIDGLQHVLINRIQSIDEIQSTETLISLQNPIVRGVKP